The window ACTGATTCTACTTCGCAAGGCCGGATTCCTCGGACTCGCCGGAATCGACAACAAGGGATGGGTTTCGCTTTTATGTTTTGTAGTCCACCGGAAAGTAAAAACCATGGAGAATGGAGATGACTGGAGAGGAATATCTCGAACTAGGTCTCGCCTACATGCGTGAAAAAAATTGGGATTCGGCGCTGAATACCTTGCTTGAGAGCCAAAAACGCCTTTCAGACCTGCCGGAAGAAGATATCCCTCCTGTTTTGTTCTCCGCGCTCGGCCTCTGCTACGCGATGGCGCGCAACAACATCATGAGCGGATTGACCTATTGTCAGCGCGCCATTTCAATGGATCAGTTTCAGCCCGGCTTTTACCAGAATCTCGGCATGA of the Candidatus Manganitrophus noduliformans genome contains:
- a CDS encoding tetratricopeptide repeat protein gives rise to the protein MTGEEYLELGLAYMREKNWDSALNTLLESQKRLSDLPEEDIPPVLFSALGLCYAMARNNIMSGLTYCQRAISMDQFQPGFYQNLGMIYLKTGDKKKALAVFRKGLKLNPEHSGIWSQISQLGFRKRPFLSFLPRQHFINKYLGMWFLSTEGKRAASRRSN